The following is a genomic window from Chania multitudinisentens RB-25.
TTACGAACGGCGGGTTATCAGTTTGGCTTATCCACTTAATTACCGGCGCCTTAAAAGGGAAGAATGGCCCTTATGACCGCTGTTTTCCAACCACAACCAGCGAGGTTGTGGCCGGAAATCATCTTTAATCAGGGCTGATTGATTGACAAAAGTGGTCAACTAACTGCCCCAACAATTTGCGCGTGGGTTCGATGAACGCGGTGTCGATATATTCATCCGGTTGATGTGCCTGGTTGATCGAACCGGGTCCCAGCACTAACGTCGGGCACACTTCCTGTACGAATGGCGCTTCGGTACAGTAGTTGACCACTTCAGTACGCGATCCCAGCAGTTTTTCGATCACCGCTACCATATGGTGGTCGGTCGGGCATTCGTAACCCGGGATCGGCGGATGCAGTTCATCAATTGATAAACGCCCAGGCCAACGCTGGCTGACCGGGGCCAGCGCGTCGTGCAACAGTTCGTTGATGTTATCCAGCGTCATGCCCGGTAGTGGGCGGATGTCCATATGTAACTCACAGCAGGCACAGATTCGGTTGGCCGCATCGCCCCCGCTGATATGACCGAAGTTCATGGTGGGGTAAGGCACAGCGAACGCTGGATTGTTATAACGCTCTTGCAGTGTTTTGCGCAGTTCCATCAAATGCCCGATGGATTCATGCATCAGATCAATAGCGTTAACGCCGCGCGCCGGATCGCTCGAATGGCCTGATTGGCCAACGATGCGGATGGCGTTGGAGAGGTGGCCTTTATGCGCACGCACTGGCTGCAATGAGGTGGGTTCGCCAATAATGGCAAAGTCCGGGCGGATTGTGGTGGAAGCGGCGAAATAACGTGCGCCAGCCATGGTCGTTTCTTCATCTGCGGTGGCGAGAATGTACAGCGGCTTGGTTAGCTTGGCGGCATCAAGGTCACGTACCGCATCCAGAATAAAGGCGAAAAAGCCTTTCATGTCGGCGGTGCCTAACCCGTACAGTTTGTTGTCGTGCTCGGTTAACGTGAAAGGATCGCGCGTCCAACGGCCTTGATCATAAGGCACAGTGTCGGTGTGGCCTGCCAGCAACAGGCCACCGCTGCCTGTGCCAATGCTGGCCAGCAAATTGAATTTGCTGCGCGTGCCCGGTACCGGTTGCACATCGACACGGAACCCCAAATCGCTGAACCAGCCAGCCAGCAAGTTGATTAATGCTTCATTACTCTGATCGAGGGCACCATCAGTGGCACTGATCGACGGGGTAGCGATCAACGCCCGGTACAGCTCAATAAATGGAGGTAATTTCATCTTCACTGTTGACAGCCTTTGGTTAGGATAGTATCAATATTCATGCATTTTTTATGAATAAAAATCCAATAAACTGGAGCGTAAGGGAACTGGATACCCAGATGTTGATAAAACATCAACGCTCAACCTCATGGGTGAACGGCGCCACAACGCGATCAAGCCCTGAAATCGGGGCACCAGTGCCTCTACTGTATGATAAAAAGGTGAAAGGTCACATGTTGAATACGCTGATTGTTGGAGCCAGCGGTTACGCCGGAGCGGAGCTCACGGCTTATCTGAATCGCCACCCACACATGAACATAACCGCTTTAGCGGTTTCAGCGCAAAGTGCAGATGCAGGAAAATTGCTTTCTGACCTGCATCTGCAGTTAAAAGGTATTGTTGATCTGCCATTGCAACCGTTAGTGAGCGTGGCAGAAGCGGCAAAAGGGGTCGACGTGGTGTTCCTCGCCACTGCACATGAGGTCAGCCATGACATTGCGCCAGAATTTCTGGCGGCAGGCTGTGTGGTGTTCGATCTTTCCGGTGCTTTCCGTGTGCAAGATAGCGCTTTTTACCGCCAATATTATGGTTTTGAACATCAGTACGCCGACTGGCTGGCCAAAGCGGTATACGGTCTGGCTGAATGGCAGAGCGAAAAAATTAAAGAGGCGCAGCTAATCGCCGTGCCGGGTTGTTACCCAACGGCGGCCCAGTTGGCGTTGAAGCCGTTGATTGACAAACAATTACTCAATCTGGATCAATGGCCGGTGATCAACGCTGTCAGCGGTGTGAGTGGAGCCGGACGTAAAGCCAGCGTCACTACCAGTTTTTGTGAAGTCAGCTTGCAGCCCTATGGCCTGTTCAACCATCGCCACCAGCCGGAAATTACCGCGCACTTGGGGATACCGGTTATTTTTACACCGCATTTGGGTAACTTCCCGCGTGGTATTCTGGAAACCATCACCTGCCGCCTGAAACCGGGGGTGACTGCGCAGGATGTGGCCGCGGCTTATCATGCGGCTTATGACGATAAACCGTTGGTACGGTTATATGGCAAGGGTGTACCCGCGTTGAAAGCGGTGGTGGGCCAGCCCTTCTGTGATATCGGTTTTGCCGTGCAGGGGGAGCATCTGATTGCCGTGGCGGCGGAAGATAATTTGTTGAAAGGCGCAGCCGCTCAGGCGGTGCAGTGCTTGAATATTCGTTTTGGGTTCCCGGAAACCCAGTCATTAATTTAATATTTACCCAAAAGCTTTCAAGTTGTAGCTAGGCGGCAACTGAACGAATCCTCAGGAGCTTACACAAGTAAGTACTGGGGTGAGAGAAGACAGCCAACAACGCTACGGCTTGAAAGATGAAGGGTATAGCCTTGAGCGAACAGCGATGAACCCATTAATTATCAAGTTAGGCGGCGTGTTACTGGACAGTGAAGAAGCGCTGGAGCGCTTGTTTACTGCGCTGGATAGCTATCGCCAGGAGTACCAGCGGCCGTTGGTGATCGTCCACGGCGGGGGTTGTGTGGTAGACGAGCTGATGAAACAGCTTGCTTTGCCAGTGGTGAAGAAAAATGGCTTACGCGTAACGCCCGCCGATCAGATTGACATCATTACCGGTGCGTTGGCCGGTACTGCCAACAAAACCCTGCTGGCGTGGGCAGTCAAACACAAAATCAGTGCGGTTGGGTTGAGTCTGGCCGACGGTGGCAGCGTTGCGGTCACGCAGCTCGATCCGGCGTTGGGTCACGTTGGTAATGCGCAACCCGGTTCGCCTGCACTGCTCAATACGTTGTTGGGGGCGGGTTACCTGCCGGTGGTCAGTTCCATTGGCATCACCGCCGAAGGCCAACTGATGAATGTGAATGCCGATCAGGCAGCCACGGCGCTGGCAGCGACCTTGGGCGCAGATTTGATCCTGCTGTCGGATGTCAGTGGCATTCTTGATGGTAAAGGGCAGCGCATCGCAGAAATGACGGCGCAAAAAGCAGAACAACTGATTGCTCAGGGCATCATTACTGATGGTATGGTAGTGAAGGTGAATGCGGCACTGGATGCGGCGCGTACTCTTGGCCGCCCGGTAGATATCGCTAGCTGGCGTAATGCCGAAAAGCTCCCTGCTCTGTTTAATGGTGTGTCGATTGGCACCCGGATCCTCGCTTAAATTTAGAATTAAAAAGGAATAATACAATGCAAAACAAAGGCATCAAGAAAATCGTATTGGCGTACTCTGGCGGTTTGGATACTTCGGCCATCATTCCTTGGCTGAAAGAAAACTACGGTGGCTGTGAAGTAGTGGCTTTCGTGGCAGACATCGGCCAGGAGCGCGGCGATCTGGAGGGTGTAGAGCAGAAAGCTCTGCAATCCGGTGCCTCTGAGTGTCATGTAGTTGATTTGCGTGAAGAGTTTATTCGTGACTATGTTTATCCGGTGCTGCAAACCGGTGCGTTGTATGAAGGTAGCTATCTGCTGGGCACCTCAATGGCGCGCCCGATCATCGCCAAAGCGCAGGTTGAGTTGGCGCTGAAAGTGGGTGCAGACGCGCTGTGTCATGGTGCAACCGGTAAAGGTAACGATCAGGTGCGTTTCGAAACCACCTATACCGCGTTGGCTCCGCATCTGAAAGTGGTTGCGCCATGGCGTGAATGGAACCTGCGTTCCCGTGAAGCGCTGCTGGATTATCTGAAAGAACGTAATATTCCGACCACTGCGTCGCTGGAAAAAATCTATAGCCGTGATGAAAACGCCTGGCATATTTCTACCGAAGGCGGCGTGCTGGAAAGCCCGTGGAATGCAGCGAACAAAGACTGCTGGGTATGGACGGTTGATCCACAAGAAGCACCTGATCAGCCTGAGCAAGTGACGGTTACCGTCGCGAAAGGCTGTGTGGTGGCGGTGAACGGTGAAGCGATGAGCCCATACAAATGCCTGGAAACCCTGAACGTGCTGGGTGCCAAACATGGCGTTGGCCGTATCGACATCGTGGAAAACCGCCTGGTAGGCATCAAATCCCGTGGTTGTTACGAAACCCCAGGCGGCACTATTATGGTGGCTGCGCTGCGTGGTATTGAGCAACTGGTTCTGGATCGCGACAGCTTCAAATGGCGTGAGCAATTGGGCCTGGAGATGTCTTATGTCGTGTACGATGGCCGCTGGTTCGCGCCATTGCGTCGTTCCATTCAGGCTTCGGCTCAAGCGTTGGCAGAAGAAGTGAATGGTGAAGTGGTACTGCGACTGTATAAAGGCCAAGTGACAGCGATTCAGAAAAAATCGGCCAATAGCCTGTACTCCGAAGAGTTTGCGACCTTCGGTGAAGACGATGTTTACGATCACAGCCATGCGGGCGGTTTTATCCGCTTGTTCTCGCTCTCTTCCCGTATTCGTGCATTGAACGAGAAGAAAAAGTAAATTTGATTTAGCGTTACTTTGTAGGGGCGCAGCATGCTGCGCCCTTTCGCATAGGTTTCAGGAGCAAAATTATGGCACTTTGGGGCGGACGTTTCAGTCAGGCGGCAGATCAGCGGTTCAAACAATTAAACGATTCTCTGCGTTTCGATTATCGCCTGGCGGAGCAGGATATTATTGGCTCTGTTGCTTGGTCAAAGGCGCTGGTGACCGTTAACGTGTTAACGGCGATGGAGCAGCAGCAACTTGAGCAGGCGCTGAATGCGTTGCTGGCAGAAGTGCAGGCCGATCCGCAAGGGATCGTCAACAGCGACGCGGAAGACATTCACAGTTGGGTGGAGCAGAAGCTGATCGACAAAGTCGGCGATCTGGGCAAAAAGCTGCATACTGGCCGTAGCCGTAACGATCAGGTTGCCACCGATCTCAAACTGTGGTGTAAACAGCAGGTTGGCGAGTTACATCAGGCTATCATCCAGCTACAACAAGCACTGGTAGAAACCGCAGAAGCCAATCAGGACGCGGTGATGCCGGGCTACACCCACTTGCAGCGCGCGCAGCCGGTGACGTTCGCACACTGGTGCCTGGCTTATGTGGAGATGCTGGCTCGTGATGAAAGCCGCTTGCAGGATACCTTAAAGCGCCTTGATGTCAGCCCACTGGGCTGTGGAGCGTTGGCGGGTACAGCCTATCCGATTGATCGCGAGCAACTGGCCGGTTGGTTGGGTTTTGCGTCTGCAACCCGTAACAGCCTAGACAGCGTATCTGACCGCGATCACGTGTTGGAGCTGTTATCCAATGCGGCTATCAGTATGGTGCATCTGTCACGCTTTGCTGAAGACCTGATCTTCTTCAACAGCGGCGAAGCGGCGTTTGTTGAGCTTTCGGATCGCGTGACTTCGGGTTCATCCCTGATGCCACAAAAGAAAAACCCGGATGCGCTGGAGCTGATTCGTGGTAAATGCGGGCGTGTGCAGGGGGCGTTAACTGGCATGATGATGACCTTGAAAGGGTTGCCGCTGGCTTACAACAAAGACATGCAGGAAGATAAAGAAGGGTTGTTCGATGCGTTAGACACCTGGATGGATTGCTTGCAGATGGCGGCGTTGGTGCTGGATGGTATTCAGGTAAAACGCCCGCGTTGCCAGGAAGCAGCGCAACAGGGTTATGCCAATTCCACTGAACTGGCCGATTATCTGGTTGCCAAAGGTGTACCGTTCCGCGAAGCGCATCATATTGTCGGCGAAGCGGTGGTTGAAGCTATTCGCCAGGGCAAGCCGCTGGAAGACCTACCATTGGCAGACCTACAGAAGTTCAGTTCGGTGATTGGCAGCGATGTGTACCCCGTTCTGGCACTGCAATCTTGCCTGGACAAACGAGCAGCCAAGGGCGGTGTTGCTCCACAACAGGTCGCCAGCGCGATTAGCGATGCGAAGCAGCGCTTGGGGTGACACCCTCTAGCAAAAGGCCGAGCATGCTCGGCCCTTATTGTGCACAGAAAACCCCCAGCTAGGCTGGGGGTTCCGTAAAGCTTTCAGCTTTGAGTCGGATCTTTTAATGGTCAGTAACCCTTGTGGCCAGGCGGCAACAAAGCATCCCCGGAAATAGATAACCTCCTGATAGGGGAGGAGAAAGGCTTAGCGGATACCCGATGGATGACAAAAGTGCCAACACCTTGCTCAACGTTTTGGGGGTGATAAGGGGAAAGGTAACGGTAATATGCGCTAAGGAAGATATGTGTATGGAACGATGTGAGGGTAAATAGTGCCGCCCTTACATTGATGCAGCCCGTTTACGGGCAGTAAGTAACAGAAGTTATGCAAGTGTGAGGTAGTAAATGCGCCTGTTAGGGCGCGGCAGGTAAGAGAGCCTTATAGGCGCATACGAAAAATCTATGGTCACCCCCATTTTTGCAACACTGATTTTTGATTAATGGTGGGCTTGCTTAAATCTATCCGGCGTCTATGTGGGCAAGGATAAGGATGCCCGCGCCACGATGAGTTCTGCGCCTGGTGAACCTGAAAACCTCCTCGGCTTCGGTGAGCCATTTTTCATATAAGGTTTCTCATCAGGCCGATACGCCGTTCATGTCATCAATAATAAGTCTTCGCAAAACCGGATGGGTAACTACTGTTTAACTACTTAATAATCAGTCTATTGATTCAGAACCGCATACATCAGGCCTGATATTCATTGTGATTAGTCGTGATAGCCCATGCTATTCGGGCCAGCTTGTTTGCCAGAGCACAAGCGACAACATTCGAATGCTTGTTGCTGAGTTGCCCTCTAACCCAGTCGGCCAGTCTGCTTTGCTGATGTTCCAGCCGCATCATGAACGATCGAGCACACTGAACCAGTAAACGACGTAGATTTTTATCACCCCGCTTGCTGATACCCAGCAGAGTCGATTTACCTCCTGTGCTGTATTGTCGGGGAACAAGCCCTGTGGAAGCCGCAAAATCCCTGCTGCATGAAAATTGTTTGCCATCACCGAGTTGGGATGAGAGCAGACTGGCCGTAATCGGCCCAACACCTGGTATTGTCATGATGCGTTGGGCAGCAGCATCAGCTTTGATTGACTGGTTTAATTCTGATTCCAATTCTGTTATTTGCTCCACAAGGTAAAGATAGTGAGCGTGTAATTTCATCAGTAAACGGCTCAGATATTCTGGTATTTTGTGTTCTGCGAGCACCAGGGACAGGCGCTTAATTACCGCATCGCCTATGGGCAGACTGATACCGAATTCCAGCAAAAAACCGTGGATCTGGTTGGTCGTTTTCACCTTGTCTCTGATAAGTGATTCTCTGACCCTATGCAGTGCTCGCATTGCCTGCTGAACCTCTGTTCTTGGCTGGACAAAACGCATTGATGGTCGGGATGCGGCTTCACATATCGCCTCTGCATCAGCAAAATCATTTTTATTGCTCTTAACAAAAGGGCGCACAAATTGCGGAGAGATAAGTTTTGCTTCATGCCCACAATCACTGATATGGCGTGCCATAAAGTGTGCACCGGCACAAGCTTCCATAACAACAACCGAAGGCGAGCACGTCGCCAGAAACTGCATTAGTTTTGTGCGTGTGAATTTCTTACGTAGAAGCGCCTTACCTGACTTATCCTGGCAATGAATGTGGAAAGAATGTTTACCGAGATCGATACCAATAAGAGCAACGTTATCCATGATGGCCTCTCCTGAAAGAAAAACACCCTGCTAGCTTACCGCTCACAGGGTGGAGGTGACCATCTCATTACCTCCGGCTATGCCGGAGGATAGTTATTGGCACCGCTGTGGCTATCCTGCCAGCCGGGCACACAGATAGCGGTTCAGGCTGACACCTTCCTCCATGGC
Proteins encoded in this region:
- the argE gene encoding acetylornithine deacetylase, with product MKLPPFIELYRALIATPSISATDGALDQSNEALINLLAGWFSDLGFRVDVQPVPGTRSKFNLLASIGTGSGGLLLAGHTDTVPYDQGRWTRDPFTLTEHDNKLYGLGTADMKGFFAFILDAVRDLDAAKLTKPLYILATADEETTMAGARYFAASTTIRPDFAIIGEPTSLQPVRAHKGHLSNAIRIVGQSGHSSDPARGVNAIDLMHESIGHLMELRKTLQERYNNPAFAVPYPTMNFGHISGGDAANRICACCELHMDIRPLPGMTLDNINELLHDALAPVSQRWPGRLSIDELHPPIPGYECPTDHHMVAVIEKLLGSRTEVVNYCTEAPFVQEVCPTLVLGPGSINQAHQPDEYIDTAFIEPTRKLLGQLVDHFCQSISPD
- the argC gene encoding N-acetyl-gamma-glutamyl-phosphate reductase, whose translation is MLNTLIVGASGYAGAELTAYLNRHPHMNITALAVSAQSADAGKLLSDLHLQLKGIVDLPLQPLVSVAEAAKGVDVVFLATAHEVSHDIAPEFLAAGCVVFDLSGAFRVQDSAFYRQYYGFEHQYADWLAKAVYGLAEWQSEKIKEAQLIAVPGCYPTAAQLALKPLIDKQLLNLDQWPVINAVSGVSGAGRKASVTTSFCEVSLQPYGLFNHRHQPEITAHLGIPVIFTPHLGNFPRGILETITCRLKPGVTAQDVAAAYHAAYDDKPLVRLYGKGVPALKAVVGQPFCDIGFAVQGEHLIAVAAEDNLLKGAAAQAVQCLNIRFGFPETQSLI
- the argB gene encoding acetylglutamate kinase; translated protein: MNPLIIKLGGVLLDSEEALERLFTALDSYRQEYQRPLVIVHGGGCVVDELMKQLALPVVKKNGLRVTPADQIDIITGALAGTANKTLLAWAVKHKISAVGLSLADGGSVAVTQLDPALGHVGNAQPGSPALLNTLLGAGYLPVVSSIGITAEGQLMNVNADQAATALAATLGADLILLSDVSGILDGKGQRIAEMTAQKAEQLIAQGIITDGMVVKVNAALDAARTLGRPVDIASWRNAEKLPALFNGVSIGTRILA
- a CDS encoding argininosuccinate synthase, producing MQNKGIKKIVLAYSGGLDTSAIIPWLKENYGGCEVVAFVADIGQERGDLEGVEQKALQSGASECHVVDLREEFIRDYVYPVLQTGALYEGSYLLGTSMARPIIAKAQVELALKVGADALCHGATGKGNDQVRFETTYTALAPHLKVVAPWREWNLRSREALLDYLKERNIPTTASLEKIYSRDENAWHISTEGGVLESPWNAANKDCWVWTVDPQEAPDQPEQVTVTVAKGCVVAVNGEAMSPYKCLETLNVLGAKHGVGRIDIVENRLVGIKSRGCYETPGGTIMVAALRGIEQLVLDRDSFKWREQLGLEMSYVVYDGRWFAPLRRSIQASAQALAEEVNGEVVLRLYKGQVTAIQKKSANSLYSEEFATFGEDDVYDHSHAGGFIRLFSLSSRIRALNEKKK
- the argH gene encoding argininosuccinate lyase — encoded protein: MALWGGRFSQAADQRFKQLNDSLRFDYRLAEQDIIGSVAWSKALVTVNVLTAMEQQQLEQALNALLAEVQADPQGIVNSDAEDIHSWVEQKLIDKVGDLGKKLHTGRSRNDQVATDLKLWCKQQVGELHQAIIQLQQALVETAEANQDAVMPGYTHLQRAQPVTFAHWCLAYVEMLARDESRLQDTLKRLDVSPLGCGALAGTAYPIDREQLAGWLGFASATRNSLDSVSDRDHVLELLSNAAISMVHLSRFAEDLIFFNSGEAAFVELSDRVTSGSSLMPQKKNPDALELIRGKCGRVQGALTGMMMTLKGLPLAYNKDMQEDKEGLFDALDTWMDCLQMAALVLDGIQVKRPRCQEAAQQGYANSTELADYLVAKGVPFREAHHIVGEAVVEAIRQGKPLEDLPLADLQKFSSVIGSDVYPVLALQSCLDKRAAKGGVAPQQVASAISDAKQRLG
- a CDS encoding IS110 family transposase translates to MDNVALIGIDLGKHSFHIHCQDKSGKALLRKKFTRTKLMQFLATCSPSVVVMEACAGAHFMARHISDCGHEAKLISPQFVRPFVKSNKNDFADAEAICEAASRPSMRFVQPRTEVQQAMRALHRVRESLIRDKVKTTNQIHGFLLEFGISLPIGDAVIKRLSLVLAEHKIPEYLSRLLMKLHAHYLYLVEQITELESELNQSIKADAAAQRIMTIPGVGPITASLLSSQLGDGKQFSCSRDFAASTGLVPRQYSTGGKSTLLGISKRGDKNLRRLLVQCARSFMMRLEHQQSRLADWVRGQLSNKHSNVVACALANKLARIAWAITTNHNEYQA